The Thiohalorhabdus sp. Cl-TMA genome includes a window with the following:
- a CDS encoding ABC transporter ATP-binding protein, with translation MQHSSDPILWAKGLGSRVSGPAGWLTILDGIELAVAPGEAVAVLGPSGAGKSTLLGLLAGLDAPTSGDVRMFGSWLGALDEDGRAALRAGRVGFVFQSFQLVPGLTALENVMLPLELAGRARVRETALGALERVGLGERVGHLPGQLSGGEQQRAALARAFAPDPDLLFADEPTGNLDGRTGSEVIEQLFALRAERGSTLVLVTHDEAVAGRCDRRLRMVDGTLEPGS, from the coding sequence ATGCAGCATTCCTCCGATCCGATTCTCTGGGCCAAGGGGCTGGGCAGCCGGGTGAGCGGGCCGGCCGGGTGGCTCACCATTCTGGACGGAATCGAGCTGGCGGTCGCCCCCGGGGAGGCGGTGGCGGTGCTCGGGCCCTCCGGCGCCGGAAAGTCCACCCTGCTGGGACTGCTCGCCGGCCTGGATGCCCCCACCAGCGGCGACGTGCGGATGTTCGGAAGCTGGCTGGGCGCCCTGGACGAGGACGGCCGGGCCGCCCTGCGGGCGGGGCGTGTCGGGTTCGTCTTCCAGTCCTTCCAGCTGGTGCCCGGATTGACCGCCCTGGAGAATGTCATGTTGCCCCTGGAGCTGGCGGGGCGGGCGCGGGTGCGGGAGACCGCGCTGGGGGCCCTGGAGCGGGTGGGCCTGGGGGAGCGCGTCGGCCATCTGCCCGGACAGCTTTCGGGCGGGGAGCAGCAGCGGGCGGCCCTGGCCCGCGCCTTCGCGCCCGACCCGGACCTGCTGTTCGCCGACGAGCCCACCGGCAACCTGGATGGCCGCACTGGCTCGGAGGTGATCGAGCAGCTGTTCGCCCTGCGCGCCGAGCGCGGCAGCACCCTCGTGCTGGTTACCCATGACGAGGCGGTGGCGGGGCGCTGTGACCGACGCCTGCGTATGGTGGACGGTACTCTGGAGCCCGGGTCGTGA
- a CDS encoding diguanylate cyclase yields the protein MIGSAGRLIEAGVTPARWSAPGAALRGFLLIVALLHPLPVPAQDAPAPLPTIPIDDLTSRTLRAPAELQVAPGSTALDQLPTADFRPLTSGQANRGITGQDHWVRVRLSNANGTEPQSWVLHHETSYLDRLTIHYADNGGPLQRVSLSDRAPFEARPVNYRTLALPHTTPAGGHTDLYVHLGFDKADSLTLNLRLTRADLFHDASRRENLVYGAYFGAMGMFLLIAFIGSVILRESVYLHYAAFLGVSMAMWAMLNGFAYQYLWPDSVYWHNEGFHIVFLLMAITALQFSRGFLKTPRYFPRVNRALVAAQWVFAAGIVLRLAGVYVPVLVLSYLGLTQLVLLSVLGLMAYRRGMRYARWYSVAWLVYGVGLAFSVISAGSGFLEWGMKPLDFAQAGGVLESACLLIALGERLVGWDRARRRAIAIANQDPLTGLGNRRALEEAFDRLEERVQTTGVPVFLAFIDLDHFKAINDEHGHDAGDAVLIHLARILRNACRPEDICIRYGGEELALLLQVPHQEQAMEVTERIRQRFARESTRFEGTEIRHTLTAGIALALARDREPDRAEAIRRADRALYEGKRCGRNRCTAHLPEEQADAAPSLQGEGT from the coding sequence GTGATCGGCAGTGCTGGACGTTTGATCGAGGCGGGCGTGACGCCGGCGCGGTGGTCCGCCCCCGGTGCCGCCCTGCGCGGCTTCCTGCTGATCGTAGCGCTGTTGCACCCGCTCCCGGTGCCCGCCCAGGACGCGCCTGCCCCGCTGCCGACGATCCCCATCGATGACCTCACCTCGCGCACCCTGCGCGCGCCCGCGGAGCTCCAGGTGGCCCCCGGAAGCACGGCGCTCGATCAGCTCCCGACGGCGGATTTCCGACCGCTCACCAGCGGGCAGGCCAACCGCGGCATTACCGGCCAGGACCACTGGGTCCGGGTACGCCTGTCGAACGCGAACGGGACCGAGCCCCAATCCTGGGTGCTGCACCACGAGACCAGCTACCTCGACCGGCTGACCATCCACTACGCCGACAACGGCGGGCCCCTGCAGCGGGTGTCCCTGTCCGACCGGGCCCCGTTCGAGGCACGCCCCGTGAATTACCGCACGCTGGCCCTCCCACACACCACGCCGGCCGGCGGCCATACCGACCTGTACGTGCACCTGGGCTTCGACAAGGCCGATTCGCTCACCCTCAATCTGCGGCTGACCCGGGCGGACCTGTTCCACGACGCATCGCGCCGCGAGAACCTCGTCTACGGCGCGTACTTCGGGGCGATGGGGATGTTCCTGCTGATCGCCTTCATCGGCTCGGTAATCCTGCGCGAGTCGGTGTATCTGCACTACGCCGCGTTCCTCGGCGTGAGCATGGCGATGTGGGCCATGCTCAACGGCTTCGCCTACCAGTACCTGTGGCCGGATTCGGTGTACTGGCACAACGAAGGCTTCCACATCGTCTTTCTGCTCATGGCGATCACCGCGCTGCAGTTCTCGCGCGGATTCCTCAAGACGCCCCGCTACTTCCCCCGGGTGAACCGGGCCCTGGTAGCCGCCCAGTGGGTTTTCGCGGCCGGCATCGTGCTGCGTTTGGCCGGCGTGTACGTCCCGGTGCTGGTGCTGTCCTACCTTGGGCTCACGCAGCTGGTGCTGCTATCCGTACTCGGACTGATGGCCTACCGGCGGGGCATGCGCTACGCGCGCTGGTACAGCGTCGCATGGCTGGTCTATGGCGTCGGCCTCGCATTCAGCGTGATCAGCGCCGGAAGCGGCTTTTTGGAATGGGGGATGAAACCGCTGGACTTCGCCCAGGCCGGCGGGGTGCTGGAGTCCGCCTGCCTGCTCATAGCACTCGGCGAACGGCTGGTGGGCTGGGATCGCGCCCGGCGCCGGGCCATCGCCATCGCCAACCAGGACCCGCTCACCGGCCTCGGCAACCGCCGGGCCCTGGAGGAGGCCTTCGACCGGCTCGAGGAACGGGTTCAGACCACGGGGGTCCCCGTCTTCCTCGCGTTCATCGATCTGGACCACTTCAAGGCCATCAACGACGAGCACGGCCACGACGCCGGCGACGCGGTGCTGATCCACCTCGCCCGGATACTGCGCAACGCCTGCCGCCCGGAGGATATCTGCATCCGCTACGGCGGCGAGGAGCTCGCCCTCCTGCTCCAGGTGCCGCACCAGGAGCAGGCCATGGAGGTCACCGAGCGCATCCGCCAGCGCTTCGCCCGCGAGTCCACCCGCTTCGAGGGCACCGAGATCCGGCACACCCTGACCGCGGGCATCGCCCTGGCGCTGGCCAGGGACCGGGAGCCGGACCGCGCGGAGGCCATCCGCCGGGCCGATAGGGCGCTGTACGAAGGCAAGCGATGCGGGCGCAACCGGTGCACCGCCCACCTACCGGAGGAGCAAGCCGACGCAGCGCCGAGCCTGCAGGGCGAGGGCACGTAG
- a CDS encoding general glycosylation pathway protein, producing the protein MYALISLFLSLISLLLMAGAIYEVWLSWGDAALFVPSLLDGIALVVIGMAVFDVAKFLVEEEVFLAREQKTPGSQRTTLIKFLVVINIAMLMEALVFVFSAAKKDISLLVYPTFLLIASVLLVISLGIYQKLTQGERS; encoded by the coding sequence GTGTACGCCCTCATTAGCCTGTTTCTCAGCTTGATTTCGCTCTTGCTGATGGCTGGAGCGATTTACGAGGTATGGCTTTCTTGGGGGGACGCCGCATTGTTTGTCCCCTCTCTTCTCGACGGCATCGCATTGGTCGTAATCGGCATGGCGGTATTCGACGTGGCGAAATTCCTGGTCGAGGAAGAGGTCTTTCTCGCCAGGGAGCAAAAAACGCCGGGAAGCCAGCGAACCACGTTGATCAAGTTCCTGGTGGTGATCAACATTGCCATGCTTATGGAGGCGCTGGTTTTCGTCTTCTCGGCGGCCAAAAAGGATATCAGTCTGCTGGTGTATCCGACTTTCCTGCTGATTGCCTCTGTTCTGCTGGTAATCAGTTTGGGGATATACCAGAAGCTGACCCAGGGAGAGAGGTCGTAG
- a CDS encoding FAD-dependent oxidoreductase — MAKPIIMTIDDELHVLNAVARDLQAHYRKDFRIVKVGSGEEAWETVQEFKRRNDPIALFLVDQRMPAMSGTEFLEEAIKLYPETKKVLLTAYADTDAAIASINAVGLDYYLMKPWDPPEERLYPVLDELLDDWFASVPLPYEGIRVAGTQWSPHSHDIKEFFARCQIPYQWLDIERDSQAKELVTATAGAHPRLPMLFFPDGSTLMDPDRATLADKVGMKTHAQQPFYDLVIIGAGPAGLAGAVYGASEGLRTILIEREAAGGQAGTSARIENYLGFPQGISGADLTRRATTQAKRLGAELVTALEVTDVRAEDPYRYVTLSDGTELSCHALLLTTGVQVRRLPVPGIEKFEGGSVYYGAAASEAAYYQGKKVFVVGSGNSAGQGAMFLSRFASQVGILVRGDSLKATMSAYLVDQIHGTENIAVLANTEVTGVEGGERLEGVTLTNNVTKERETVSADALFIFIGAVPATGMVGDLVARDKAGFIFTGPDLKQDGQRPKGWHLNRDPFLLETSVPGIFAAGDVRHGVIRRVASAVGQGAVAVSLIHKYLETV; from the coding sequence ATGGCCAAGCCCATCATCATGACCATCGATGACGAACTGCACGTCTTGAACGCCGTGGCGCGCGACCTGCAGGCCCACTACCGCAAGGACTTCCGCATCGTGAAGGTGGGCTCCGGCGAGGAGGCCTGGGAGACGGTGCAGGAGTTCAAGCGCCGCAACGACCCCATCGCCCTGTTCCTGGTGGACCAGCGCATGCCGGCCATGAGCGGCACGGAGTTCCTGGAAGAGGCCATCAAGCTCTACCCGGAGACCAAGAAGGTCCTGCTCACCGCCTACGCCGACACCGACGCCGCCATCGCCAGCATCAATGCCGTGGGCCTGGACTACTACCTCATGAAGCCCTGGGACCCGCCGGAGGAGCGCCTCTACCCGGTCCTCGACGAGCTGCTGGACGACTGGTTCGCCAGCGTCCCCCTGCCCTACGAGGGCATCCGCGTGGCCGGCACCCAGTGGTCGCCGCACTCCCACGACATCAAGGAGTTCTTCGCCCGCTGCCAGATCCCCTACCAGTGGCTGGACATCGAGCGGGACAGCCAGGCCAAGGAGCTGGTGACCGCCACTGCCGGGGCGCACCCGCGCCTGCCCATGCTGTTCTTCCCCGACGGCTCCACGCTCATGGACCCGGACCGCGCCACGCTGGCCGACAAGGTGGGCATGAAGACCCACGCCCAGCAGCCCTTCTACGACCTGGTCATCATCGGCGCCGGCCCGGCGGGCCTGGCCGGGGCGGTCTACGGCGCCTCCGAGGGGCTGCGCACCATCCTCATCGAGCGCGAGGCCGCCGGCGGCCAGGCGGGCACCAGCGCCCGCATCGAGAACTACCTGGGCTTCCCGCAGGGCATCAGCGGCGCCGACCTCACCCGCCGCGCCACCACCCAGGCCAAGCGCCTCGGCGCCGAGCTGGTCACCGCCCTGGAGGTCACCGACGTGCGCGCCGAGGACCCCTACCGTTACGTGACCCTCTCCGACGGCACGGAGCTGAGCTGCCACGCCCTGCTGCTCACCACCGGCGTGCAGGTGCGCCGGCTGCCGGTGCCGGGCATCGAGAAGTTCGAGGGGGGCTCGGTGTACTACGGCGCGGCGGCCAGCGAGGCCGCCTACTACCAGGGCAAGAAGGTGTTCGTGGTGGGCAGCGGCAACTCCGCCGGCCAGGGGGCGATGTTTTTGTCCCGCTTCGCCAGCCAGGTGGGCATCCTGGTGCGCGGCGACTCGCTCAAGGCCACCATGTCCGCCTACCTCGTCGACCAGATCCACGGCACCGAGAACATCGCCGTGCTGGCCAACACCGAGGTCACCGGCGTGGAGGGCGGCGAGCGCCTGGAGGGCGTGACCCTGACCAACAACGTCACGAAGGAGCGCGAGACCGTGTCCGCCGACGCCCTGTTCATCTTCATCGGCGCCGTGCCAGCCACCGGCATGGTCGGCGACTTGGTGGCGCGGGACAAGGCGGGCTTCATCTTCACCGGCCCTGACCTCAAGCAGGACGGCCAGCGGCCCAAGGGCTGGCACCTAAACCGCGACCCCTTCCTGCTGGAGACCAGCGTCCCCGGCATCTTCGCCGCCGGCGACGTGCGCCACGGGGTGATCCGGCGGGTGGCCTCGGCGGTGGGTCAGGGGGCGGTGGCGGTGAGCCTGATTCATAAGTATTTGGAGACGGTCTGA
- a CDS encoding arylesterase, which produces MRWLLRWILVSAIGLLVVAPVASAAPPAILVVGDSISTGYGVAVEESWVAKLRKRLAARGYAHRVVNASVSGDTTSSGLARLPDALAQHDPAVVIIELGGNDGLRGQPASAMADNLAEMVEQSQAAGARALLLGLRLPPNYGPAYTEQFAEVYRKVAERSGAALVPRMLEGVGERRDRMQGDGIHPNASGHSRILDNIWPHLRPLLEGSGGH; this is translated from the coding sequence ATGCGCTGGCTCCTGCGTTGGATCCTGGTATCCGCAATCGGTCTGCTCGTGGTCGCTCCCGTCGCCTCCGCCGCCCCGCCCGCCATCCTGGTGGTGGGCGACAGCATCAGCACGGGCTACGGGGTGGCCGTGGAGGAGAGCTGGGTGGCCAAGCTGCGCAAGCGGCTCGCGGCCCGCGGCTACGCGCACCGGGTGGTGAACGCCAGCGTCAGCGGCGACACCACCAGCAGCGGACTCGCCCGCCTGCCGGATGCCCTCGCCCAACATGATCCGGCGGTGGTCATCATCGAGCTGGGCGGCAACGACGGCCTGCGCGGGCAACCGGCGTCCGCCATGGCGGATAACCTCGCCGAAATGGTGGAGCAGTCGCAGGCCGCCGGCGCCCGGGCCCTGCTGCTCGGCCTGCGGCTGCCGCCCAACTACGGGCCGGCCTACACCGAGCAGTTCGCCGAAGTCTACCGGAAGGTGGCCGAGCGCTCCGGAGCGGCCCTCGTACCGCGCATGCTGGAAGGGGTCGGCGAGCGCCGCGACCGCATGCAGGGGGACGGCATCCACCCCAACGCCTCCGGCCATTCCCGCATCCTGGACAACATCTGGCCCCACCTGCGCCCGCTGCTTGAGGGGAGCGGAGGCCATTGA
- a CDS encoding PAS domain S-box protein — translation MKTLPHHRPTAPEKPVSRAALPDQEREPRASPGRGSVFIVMDEAEVVGELRSLLAEDGYAVATAGSGPDLLPTITAAAPNVVLLCAHLERASPFDLLDTIKANPPTRDVPVLFVTTEDDAETRVKSLQAGDDLVLHPLDEREVLARIERQVTVSKVRMALRESEAKFRSVMESAIDAIISGDVSGRIRSWNLAASGLFGYTEEEVIGRPIEIIIPERFREAHRQGMARVSSGGPSHVIGKTVELAALRKDGSEFPVELSLATWFLDDNRFYTGILRDISERKQAEQKFRSVTESAIDAIISADHTGCIITWNKAATNILGFTEEEAVGQRLEMIIPERFHEAHRNGMARFTRTGEAHVIGRTVELAARTKSGAEVPIELSLSTWTVRDERYFTGIIRDIGERKRAEEALRKSEQALREKTVEMEQKNAELEETLRKLNEMHDQLIIQEKMASLGKLSAGMAHELNNPAAAAQRGADQLRTAFEGWQNLQLRMRDLALDEGQREQVAELDELAKQRARIPAQLSALTRSDREAAVEDWLLDRGLTPDGDLPSALVSLGLDVPDIEALARVFDADQLPVVLDWLGFKYAIYSLVGEIGLSTGRIVSLVKALKTYTYMDQAPVQSVDVREGLENTLIILHNKLKRGVTVVRDYAADLPVIEAYASELNQVWTNLIDNAVDAMQGSGTLTVRARREGRWVVVEVEDDGPGIPREHQSKIFDPFFTTKGPGQGTGLGLNISRNLIVQKHQGHMHVRSEPGHTCFSVWLPMDLHPGEPTQQQKRDE, via the coding sequence GTGAAGACGCTGCCGCACCACCGGCCCACCGCGCCGGAAAAACCGGTCTCCCGGGCCGCCCTCCCCGACCAGGAACGCGAGCCACGGGCCTCCCCGGGCCGCGGATCGGTCTTCATCGTCATGGACGAGGCGGAGGTGGTGGGCGAGCTGCGGAGCCTGCTCGCCGAGGACGGCTACGCGGTGGCGACCGCCGGCAGCGGCCCGGACCTCCTCCCCACCATCACCGCCGCCGCCCCCAACGTGGTCCTGCTGTGCGCCCACCTGGAGCGCGCCAGCCCCTTCGACCTCCTCGACACCATCAAGGCCAATCCCCCCACCCGCGACGTGCCGGTGCTGTTCGTCACCACCGAGGACGACGCCGAGACCCGGGTGAAGAGCCTGCAGGCCGGCGACGATCTGGTCCTGCACCCCCTCGACGAGCGCGAGGTGCTGGCGCGCATCGAGCGCCAGGTGACCGTCTCCAAGGTGCGCATGGCGCTGCGCGAGTCGGAGGCGAAGTTCCGCTCCGTGATGGAGTCGGCCATCGACGCCATCATCTCCGGCGACGTGTCGGGCCGCATCCGCTCCTGGAACCTGGCCGCCTCCGGGCTGTTCGGCTACACGGAGGAGGAGGTCATCGGCCGGCCCATCGAGATCATCATCCCCGAGCGCTTCCGCGAGGCCCACCGCCAGGGCATGGCCCGCGTCAGCTCCGGCGGGCCGAGCCACGTCATCGGCAAGACCGTGGAGCTGGCGGCGCTGCGCAAGGACGGCAGCGAGTTCCCGGTGGAGCTGTCGCTGGCCACCTGGTTCCTCGACGACAACCGCTTCTACACCGGCATCCTCCGCGACATCAGCGAGCGCAAGCAGGCCGAGCAGAAGTTCCGCTCCGTCACCGAATCCGCCATCGACGCCATCATCTCCGCCGACCACACCGGCTGCATCATCACCTGGAACAAGGCCGCCACCAACATCCTCGGCTTCACCGAGGAAGAGGCCGTCGGCCAGCGCCTGGAGATGATCATCCCCGAGCGCTTCCACGAGGCCCACCGCAACGGCATGGCCCGCTTCACCCGGACCGGCGAGGCCCACGTCATCGGCAGGACCGTGGAGCTGGCCGCGCGCACCAAGTCCGGCGCCGAGGTGCCCATCGAGCTGTCGCTGTCCACCTGGACGGTGCGCGACGAGCGCTACTTCACCGGCATCATCCGCGACATCGGTGAGCGCAAGCGGGCCGAGGAGGCCCTGCGCAAAAGCGAGCAGGCGCTGCGCGAGAAGACCGTGGAGATGGAGCAGAAGAACGCCGAGCTGGAGGAGACGCTGCGCAAGCTCAACGAGATGCACGACCAGCTCATCATCCAGGAGAAGATGGCCTCCCTCGGCAAGCTGAGCGCCGGCATGGCCCACGAGCTGAACAACCCGGCCGCCGCCGCCCAGCGCGGTGCCGACCAGCTCCGGACCGCCTTCGAGGGCTGGCAGAACCTCCAGCTGCGCATGCGCGACCTCGCCCTCGATGAGGGGCAGCGCGAACAGGTGGCCGAGCTGGACGAGCTCGCCAAGCAGCGCGCCCGCATCCCCGCCCAGCTCTCTGCGCTCACCCGCAGCGACCGCGAGGCCGCCGTGGAGGACTGGCTACTCGACCGCGGCCTGACACCCGACGGCGACCTGCCGTCCGCGCTGGTGAGCCTCGGCCTCGACGTCCCCGACATCGAGGCCCTCGCCCGGGTCTTCGACGCCGACCAGCTTCCCGTGGTCCTCGACTGGCTGGGCTTCAAGTACGCCATCTACTCCCTGGTGGGCGAGATCGGCCTGTCCACCGGGCGCATCGTCTCGCTGGTGAAGGCCCTGAAGACCTACACCTACATGGACCAGGCCCCCGTGCAGTCCGTGGACGTGCGCGAGGGCCTGGAGAACACCCTGATCATCCTCCACAACAAGCTGAAGCGCGGCGTCACGGTGGTCCGCGACTACGCCGCGGACCTGCCGGTGATCGAGGCCTACGCCAGCGAGCTGAACCAGGTGTGGACCAACCTCATCGACAACGCCGTGGACGCCATGCAAGGCAGCGGCACGCTCACCGTCCGGGCGCGCCGCGAGGGCCGCTGGGTGGTGGTGGAGGTGGAGGACGACGGACCCGGCATCCCCCGGGAGCACCAGTCCAAGATCTTCGATCCCTTCTTCACCACCAAGGGCCCCGGCCAGGGCACGGGGCTGGGGCTGAACATCAGCCGCAACCTCATCGTGCAGAAGCACCAGGGACATATGCACGTGCGCTCGGAGCCGGGGCACACGTGCTTTTCGGTCTGGCTGCCCATGGACCTCCATCCCGGCGAGCCGACCCAGCAGCAGAAGCGAGACGAATAA
- a CDS encoding type II toxin-antitoxin system death-on-curing family toxin encodes MPNERVRFLSMDETVAIHERVVEAFGGGGELADAGALESALFRPQTGYYADLSEMAAALFESLLVNHPFTDGNKRVAFFGTDTFLRMNGWRLAVETQEGYDTIIAALEGEDRPFEVLFPWIRHSLEAL; translated from the coding sequence TTGCCGAATGAACGGGTACGGTTCCTCTCCATGGACGAAACCGTGGCCATCCATGAGCGGGTAGTGGAGGCCTTCGGCGGGGGAGGGGAACTGGCCGATGCGGGGGCGCTGGAGAGTGCCCTGTTCCGTCCGCAAACGGGCTATTACGCGGATCTTTCGGAAATGGCGGCGGCCTTGTTCGAGTCCCTATTGGTCAACCATCCATTCACGGACGGCAACAAGCGCGTGGCGTTTTTCGGTACCGATACCTTCTTACGCATGAATGGCTGGCGCTTAGCAGTAGAAACCCAGGAAGGTTACGACACCATCATTGCCGCTCTTGAAGGGGAGGATAGGCCCTTTGAGGTACTATTCCCCTGGATCCGCCATTCCCTGGAGGCTCTATGA